The genomic interval ACAGAGCAGCGATCCGCGGGGAGACACGCCGCATCAAGGAGCTCATCAGCGAGGGAGCTGATGTGAATGTAAAAGACTTTGCAGGTGAGGAGCTCTTCATATTGTCTGTTCTTTACTGTGTGCTTACTGCATATTCATTCACATGTTGGAAACACTCCTCACATGGTTGCTCTTTTTTTTGGTAGGCTGGACTGCATTGCATGAGGCGTGCAACAGGGGGTACTATGATGTGGCCAAGCAGCTGCTGGCAGCCGGAGCGGAGGTCAACACCAAGGGTCTAGATGATGACACCCCTCTACATGACGCTTCCAACAACGGACACTTCAaggtaaagaaaacaaatgcatTGTGACGAAAGAAGCtaaaattattactattactagtATTGTCATGGAACAGCATGGAGTTTATAATACATTCAAGCCAAACAACTTAAGGAGACAAAGGCGTGAAGACTattttacatctgcagtccctgtGGGCAGGTTAATGGTATAAAAACAATGATTAAGGAACACTCACATAAGCATTAAAATATTTACGTTGTTCCCTTTGACCTTTAGAAACCAAGCCAGGAAGATTTAATAATCAAGTTAATTCAAACATCACAAACCTGAGAGtgttttaagctttttttttcttaaaagaaaacagatcacatcactcaacttcttaaaactctgcactggctacctgtttcttttagaattgattttaaagctcttaacagcctagcttctccatacatcacaaATCTGTCATTTTATATTCCACCTTGACTGCGGTCCTCAAATgattcccttttaaatgttccttgtttGTCTTACACAAGGATATACCTTTCTGcttttatgcccctaaactctgaactctcttcctctggacattaaaacggcgagctctctgggagtttttaaaagtaaactaaagacttacctttttaatctggttgttcatttggagtaatttatttttagccccaGACTGCATTATTGCCAcgatgaccattgttttagaatcatttttatttcttattttgtgttatctgatttcatgtcattttatttttctggtacttataagattttattttgttgattttattataactattttatttttccgatttgtattttattcttttttcgtagtgatttaattaatttttttcagatatttatctgatattgtgattttattataattattttattatattataattattttatttatcagatatttattttattgattttttccataattattttatttttattctgaagtcttcctttcctctatcttgtttagtcttttatcattttacctaTTACTGTTATttcctgtctttgttcttttgtaaagcactttaggctgcatgcttgaatgtatgaaaggtgctgtctAAATTAAAATGAGTTGAGCAGATTCCACAACAGAACTATGTTAGATGATATACTAAGTTTCTGTTATTTAACTTttaatcttttgtttgtttcaggtgGTGAAGCTACTTTTACGGTATGGAGGGGACCCACGGCAAAGCAACAGGAGAGGTGAAACGCCATTAAAAGTTGCCAACTCTCCGACTATGTTGAATCTTTTGCTGGGGAAAGGCACGTACACCTCAAGTGAAGAGAGTTCATCGGGTATGTTGGATGAAATCATTGAGAAAGCTCATTACATGTATGTTATAAATGATGTAAGCTCTAAATGTCAATGAGGATGTATGTTTCAATGAAGTCCTCTTTCTTTCCACAGAATCCTCAGAAGAGGAGGACGCCCCCTCGTTCGCCCCGTCCAGCTCTGTCGATGGCAATAACACGGACTCAGAGTTTGAGAAGGGCCTGAAGTCGAAAGGGAAAAACGCAGACCCTCCCAAGTCCGCTGTCACTCCTGTCAAAGACGAATACGAATTTGACGAGGACGACGAGGAGGAGCGTGTCCCTCCCGTGGACGACAAACACCTGTTGAAAAAAGACTTCCGCAAGGAACCCGTCGCCAAGCCCAACAGCTTCATCGCCATACCCAAGATGGAGGTCAAAACCTATTCCAAAAGCAACTCGCTCACACCAAAGAAAACTGTCAGGCGGATCGTCTCTGACAGTAACAGTTCAGACGAGGACGATAGGACGCTGTGTTTCACGCCAGCGCCTACGCCGCGGCAACAAGCccagcaaacaaacaacaagacaAGAGACTCTGGCAGCATGAGCTCAAAGCAGCAGAAAGACAAAAGTAAAGTCAAAAAGAAACGAAAGAAGGAGAGTAAAAATAACGTCAGTAAAGAAGTTCGGTTTGGCAAAGTCAACGACAAATTCTGTACGTCTGACTCTGACTGCGGAGACATGGAGAGCGAGGATGATAAGGGCTCAAACAGTATAAAGGACTCTTCTGCTGCAAGCCTAAAGGATTCCCCTGGCTTTAACGCGTCCTCTTCGTCACATGGCAACTTGAACTCTCAAAAACAAGTACCGTCGTTAGCAGAACAGCATCCAAAGCAGTGGAGGACAGATGGCTGGAAGACTGTGTCGTCGCCTACGTGGTCCGATGTCAGCTCTCTCTCAGATTCAGTCCGAACGAGACTATCCAGTGAGTCTGACTACTCCTCTGCAGATTCCAGCGTGGAGTCAATAAAACAGGTTAAGAGGAAAGCGCaggagaacaagaagaagaataacaATGTGCACAGTAACACTGTAGACAAGAAAAACTCTGATCTCTACAAAAACTCCAACGCAGACAGTTCAATCTCCAAAACCGACGGAGACGGCAAAGTGCTGAAGAAGCATAAAGTGAAGCACaagcacaaaaataaagaaaaggacaaaGCTCCAAGCCTCGTGCTTAATCAAGACATGAATGAGAAGTTTGTCAAAAGCTATTCTTTTGATTTTGATGATTCAAGACAAAAGTCTCTAATTGTCGAGTCCGAATCTGCAGCGGAAGGCAAGGTCAAGTTATCCAAACATGAAAAAGATCATTCGAAAAAGGAAGACAGGCTTTCCAAAATCAAGTCTGAGGATAAAGATTGGTCATCTGGAAAAGATCTGCACAGAACagcaaaagaggagaaaaacaagaaagcaaAGGACTCCACCAAGGACAAGACGAATAAGGAGGAGCGGGAGAAGCCTGTGAAACCTGACAAGGAGAGAAACGCAAAGGACAAGGAGAAACCCAAGGAGGATAAACAAAAGGCtcacaaagaggagaaaaagaaaaagtccaaGGAGAAGTCATCCTCAAAGGCGGAGCGGAAAAgtgaacagaaagaggagaagcaTCTAAAGGTGGATAAGGAGAAAAACAccaaggaggagaaggagaaatgCAAAAAGGAGAAAGCGCCGAAGGAAGAGTCTGAGTATGAAGGCTATGACGTCAACAACCGATTCCTGAACCTGGAGGACACGAAGATGAGCGCCTCGGATGACCATCACGACAGATGGGGCTCCGAGATGTCCTCCGACTCGTCCCTCTACGGAGACGAGAGCTGGGAAGCTCCCGTCAAAGAGTACAAGGAGTACAAAGCCAACAACGCTGTTAAGCTAATTGTTGAGACTGTAAaggaggagacgaggaggaaagaaaacaaagtcaaGGACAAGAAATCAGATCACAACGAGAAGAGATCCGATAAAGAGCCCACGTCTAAGAAGAAGGACAAAGACACTTCTGAGAAGACCAACGAAAAGAAGAAAGACTGGTCggaaaaacagaaactgaactcGGGTCACTCGgttgaaaaagagaagaagaggaaggagtcAACAGAGGTGGTGAAAgacaagaaagacaaagactCTCTGGACGTGAGCCGAGACCGAAAAGACTCGTACGACTTCACGAAGGAGAGGAAGGACATTAAAATCAAACAGGAGTCTATACGAGACGAGTACGGGAATGATACCTTCTTCAAAGACACAGACGCTGTCAGTAAATCGTGTGACATCAGAGAAAGAAACCATTCtggaaaggagaaagaaaagaaggtggAGGGgttggaaaagagagaaaagacgaAAACTGACAagcacaaagagaaaacaaaagacagaggagCTGATCCGGAGAAGGATAAGAGCGAGAAAATCTCCACGGAAAAACCTGTCAAGGAGAAAGACGTGGACCGGGGCACCAAAGACAAGAAGGAGGGAgcgaaagacaaacacaaagagtctCACGGCAAAGACAAAGATCGGAAGATGTCCTCTGAACAGACAAAGGACAAGAAAGAAAAGGCCTCtcaagacaaacacactgacagggAGAAGGATTTCGTAGAGGtcaagaaggaggagaggaaacccGAGAAAATCAGAGAGAAAACGTGGTACAAGATAGCCGACATTTTCACGGATGAAAGTGACGACGATGAGGACAGCTACAACGGCGGAGTGGCGCTGTCCGACTCCGTCAGGAAAGACTTGACGCCCGATCAGGATGAGTCAGATCACTTCCCTTTAGAGAAAATGAGAAAGCCTTCTGCAGAAGCTAAACACAACGTAGAGAAGGCAAAAGACAAAGATcacaaagacaagaagaaggagaaggccGCGTTTGACACggggaaagagaggaaaggcTCCTTAGAGAAACACAACAAGGACAAGAAAGAGTCGGTGGATGCTAAACACAAGGAGAGGAAGGACAGGATGTCAGTGGACTCCAATCAGGATAAGAAAAACAGGCAGAAGCTTTTGGACAAAAGGGACACGAGTGAGGAGAAGACAAAAAGCAAATATAAAGACAAGCTGGAGCACACTAAAGAGAGGAAGCCTTCGAAAGGAAGCGGAGAGAATGAGAAGTCCCTGTTAGAAAAACTAGAAGAGGAAGCAATGAACGACTACAAGGATGACTCAAACGACAAGAACAGTGAAATCTCCTCCGACAGCTTCACCGACCGAGGTCACGAGCCCGTCCTCACCTCTTACTACGACTCCATCAGCCTGACAGACGTGTCCGAGGACAGGAGGGACTCCCTGTCCATATCCACACCGCAGGACAagttcagagagaaagagaggcatcgacactcctcctcctcctcgtccaaGAAAAGCCACGacaaggagaaagagaaggtgAAGAAGGACAAAGGAGACAAACGGGACAAGACTGAGGAGATCCGAGAGTCATACAGCCGCAGAGAAAGCTTACCCTTCGAGAAGGAGCCCATGCCTTTAGAAGCAGATCCTTACACGTTCCCGTTCGGAGGTAAAGGAGACGGAGAAGACGACTTTGATAAAACGTTGGAGTTTGAGAAAGAGATGTCCAAAAAGGACAAAGACAAAACGACTGCTGTCATCAGTGACCGGactaaagacaaaaagaaaaaggagaaacacaaggagaaaacgaaggaggagaaaaataaatacatcgaTGGGTCGTTTAAACACTCCAAAGAGGACGTGAAGTCAGGGCTGAAAGATAGTCCGCAGATCACAGGTCTCAAGGATCGGTCGAAAGAAGACAGTCCcaaatttgaaatgaaaaaggagagaaaccGGGACATGCTGGACAAAGACAACAGAGTGGACCACAGTAAATCTAAGACGAAGGATGAAAACGAGAAGCTCTCTCAGTCCAAAGACGTCGTCCGCAAAGACAACCGTCCACGAGAGAAACTGCTGGTGGACGGGGATTATCAGATGACGAGTTTTGGTCAGATGTTGAGTCTCAAAGATCAGGAGATTGAAGAGCGCcacaagagacacaaagagaggatGAAGCAGATGGAGAAACTGAGACCGAAGTCAGGGGACCCGAAACTAAAGGACAAAACCAAGTCCACTGAGGAACTGCGGAAAAACCGCAATGAGCTGTCCTCAAAGAAAGCCAACAGTCTGGAGTCTGGTCTCAAAGAGAAGAAGCTGAAGGATGTGGGTCTCCCGGCTCAGATGATGTCTCCGAGCAGGAAGTTCCAGCCCACCGACAGTCAGAACTCAAAGGATTGGCTACCCGGCCATCAAATGAAAGAGAACCTCCCAGCGTCTCCCAGGCCGGACCAGAACAGGCCGACCGGTGTCCCCACGCCGACGTCTGTCATCTCCTGCCCCAGCTTTGAGGAAGTCATGCAGACTCCCCGCACGCCATCCTGCAGTGCGGAGGACTACCCTGACATCATACTGGACGGACTGGACTGTCAGAACACTTCAGCCATGACTATGTCCATGAACGCGTGCTCCCCATCCTTCTTTGAAAGGTATTAAAACATGCACACTGTTAAGTGTTCTGTAACTTTTGTATTTGACGTGTTTTCTAATATCTTGTTGTTCTGTTGTCCACCCAGCAGGTATTCCAACTCCCAGAGTTTCCAGGAGGGAACCTGCCCGACTCCTGCGAAGAACCTCCAGCTGCCTCTGGTCAGATGTTCTGCATCCTCTGACGTCCGCAGGCCTTTGGAGGATGAGTTCAAGGCTGAGGCTGATAAGTTCCTTCGACAGCAGAGTGAACTGGCAGCTGAATATGATCCGACATCTTCCTCACAAATTCTAGAGGACAAATCAGCGACAGTGGACAGACTGGAGTGTCTGTCGTCTCCGTACTTCTCTCCCATAAGAATGTTGTCGCCGCGGCTGGAGCCAGCCCATCACACTCCTGATGTGGCAGCACCAATTCTGTCTGGTTCAGAAGGTAATGATCACCTTCCAGAAAGTGTGTACAACAATTACCTGCCCAAACCGTCCACACCGGTGCACAGACCGGACCCCCAGGAGCCCTGCTTCGACATTGCTGCACCGCCCACCCCGGCTCCTGCTGCTCTGCCGCCTCTGGACATCGATGACATCTCCGAGCCTCACCACAGTGAGCCAAACCTGGTCCTCTCAGATCTCCCCTCCGTCACAGAGGAACAGGAGCagattgaagaagaagaagaggaggaggaagaagaagaggaggaagaggaggaagaagaagaggaggaggaggaggaggaagaggaggaagaagaagaagaagctgacaTGGGGGATGTGGGTGTTTTGGATGAGAGAGCTGATGCTGATCACAGTGCCGTGGAGGAGCCGGAGCAAACAACAGAACAGTGTTCCTTCTCCCCTCCAGTTGAGGACCCGCTGAGGAAGAGCTGGCCTGTAGAGTCCCCAGAGCAGCAGGAACCAGAAGTCCACCAGCTCTCCCCCTCACACTCTGCTCCAAACCACGGAGAGAACTGCTATGATCACAGCCTGGGCTGGAACGCTGAGATGGATCTCAAATCTCCTCATAGGACGTACGGAGAAATAGAGGCCGCCGTCTCCAAAATCACCAGCCCGTACTCTCACACGGACAGCGACATTCAGCACCTGTCAGGCCACCCCAACGTCACTCCTCCGTATGCTGCCTGGAACAGCTGGCACAAGGAGGACCCAGAGGAGTACGACGAGCAGAAGGATGCTGTAGAAGACATCCCCTCTCCAGAGAGACCTGACGCAGCGATCGATGAGGAGGAACCCAGCTATCTAAACACCTCATCATCCTCCAACAGGCTGGAGTCTTTCTTTCAAGACTGCAACAAACCCAGCACCGAGGAGAGTCCTCAAATGAACAGCGAGCCGGCGTGTGAGGAACCAGACGGCAGACAAACCATGCACAGCTTCAGTGCTCCCACCGAGagccacatgactccagctgtgggTCCCGAGCCTGTGGTTCCCTGGGCAGACCCGTTTTCTGCTGATGCCGATGAATTGGATGACCTGGGACCGTTCTCCTTACCCGACCTCCCGCTGCCAGACAAGTCTGAAGAAGCTGAAACCAGAGACCCAGAATTAGCTGACCACACCAAGGCTGTGACGCCCCACATAAGACATACGATTACAGAAGGACATGACTCGGACATCATGGAAGTGGACTTACCGAGCCTGGCTAAGACCACTTGCCCCGCTGAAGATCAAGGTTTAGTGGAACCTACCGGACAAGACTTAATGGTTCCATCACCACACGGCAACTGCCAGCAGGAGTTAGtctctcctcctcagaacacCCCGGTGAACAGCTCCTTgtgtctcactcagcagcagGATAGCATATTGGAGAGAAAAGGACCCTATGGAGGACCTGATGAGCTGGACATACTGTACTCGCCTGTGAAACCAGACGCCAGCCAGCAACATCACATCCAAATCCAGTCCCTCCCCGAGTCCCCGCCTTTTGCCCTGGATACAGTGTCCGCTGTGAAGCCCGAGGTGAGACAAGAGGAGATGCCGGAGCCTGTAGCCgagtccgtgtcgtgcagcccCCTTCCTCAGCTCCCTATTCCCGTCCCCCTGTCCAGCCCGGTGGAACTACCAGACACTCAAGAGACCACATCCAAACTAACACCGGCAACCCTGACAGCCGTTTCCCCCACCTTAGATGTCCCCAAGAAGGTGGATGAAATCCCTCAAAGGATGACCCGAAATCGCGCCAAGAACAATCCCTCTGTTGCTGCTGTCCCTCCTACCTCCTGCATCGTAACCTCATCTGCTGCCATCGCCCCGATCACCACCAGTCCGGCAGTGAGCATTAATCCAGTTCCTACGAGAACCCCGACACCCACGTCAGCCTCCTCCCTCTCAGCtccaaagaaagagaaagactcTGTGCTTACTGTCGCCACCACTAACTCGACCCCGGCCGTGTCTGTCCCCACTTCTGTGACAACATCTGCGTCAGTCGTCATCAGCAAGACGACGAAAGGACGCCCGCTTCCTATCGACGACGAGGACTCGCAGACGCAGCACCCGCGGAAGAGGAAGTTCCCTCGTTCTGCCGGGCAGCAGGTCCAGGTCCAGCTGGTGAACACAGCCATGCAGCAGACCAGAGAGATGATCCAACAGACCTTGGCTGTCGTTGTTAACGCGATTAAGCTGGATGACATCGAGCCGTATCACAGCGACCGATCCAACCCCTACTTTGAGTACCTGCAGATCAGGAAGAAGAtcgaggagaagaggaagattcTGTGCTACATCACCCCGCAGGCCCCGCAGTGCTATGCTGAATATGTGACCTACACCGGCTCCTACCTGCTGGATGGCAAACCCCTGAGCAAGCTTCACATACCTGTTGTAAGTCTTTTATAATGTTTGAGACAATACAGAGAAAATTTGTTTAAAAATCactttatttacacatttaaagGATGAAATCACTGTATctgaccacagactgataaacaaagcttgtttttgtcCTCGGACGTATTTACCTAACACTCTTTGTTGTGTGTTCCTCAGATCGCCCCTCCTCCATCGCTCTCAGAGCCTCTGAAGGAGCTCTTCAGACAGCAGGAGGCAGTGAGAGGGAAGCTCAGGTTGCAGCACAGCATAGAACGGGTAACGGATACACTCTTATCCTCCATCCTTAATTCACTCATTGCTTGATCTCTCTCTCGCTCCGTCCCTTCTTTCACACATACAGctaaacacatatacacacaatgtTATGAGCACCTCTTTGAAGACAGATCAAAGCCTGTCCTTAATGGAAATTGAAGTGAAATCTGCATACCCTCCACTCCTGGGCCGACCCGAGTGAATCCCAGACATAGATCTATTTAATCTAACTCACATAATGAAGTTAGACCATCTCTATGAAACATACAGAGCTGCTTCGTTTATAAAAACTCATTTCTTTTAACCTCACCAACAAGCCTAAGGGTCGAACCAGCATGGAGTGTAAAATCCTAAGTTAATTTTTGTCCCTCTGTTCTTCTCAACGTTCACAGGAAAAGCTGATTGTTTCCTGCGAGCAGGAGGTTTTAAGGGTTCACTGCAGAGCAGCCAGGACCATAGCCAATCAGGCTGTGCCATTCAGCGCCTGCACCATGCTGCTGGACTCTGAAGTCTACAACATGCCATCAGA from Notolabrus celidotus isolate fNotCel1 chromosome 3, fNotCel1.pri, whole genome shotgun sequence carries:
- the ankrd11 gene encoding ankyrin repeat domain-containing protein 11 — its product is MPKGGGSKTPQLDHFPLNTDMVEKQGGKKDKVLSNKTPKLDRSDGVKEMKEKASKRKLPFTAGANGDQKDSDSEKPGPERKRIKKEPTNTRKAGLPFGMGMPGIRAGYPLSERQQVALLMQMTAEESVNSPDTTPKHQSQSSLGQKGTPNSASKTKDKVNKRNERGETRLHRAAIRGETRRIKELISEGADVNVKDFAGWTALHEACNRGYYDVAKQLLAAGAEVNTKGLDDDTPLHDASNNGHFKVVKLLLRYGGDPRQSNRRGETPLKVANSPTMLNLLLGKGTYTSSEESSSESSEEEDAPSFAPSSSVDGNNTDSEFEKGLKSKGKNADPPKSAVTPVKDEYEFDEDDEEERVPPVDDKHLLKKDFRKEPVAKPNSFIAIPKMEVKTYSKSNSLTPKKTVRRIVSDSNSSDEDDRTLCFTPAPTPRQQAQQTNNKTRDSGSMSSKQQKDKSKVKKKRKKESKNNVSKEVRFGKVNDKFCTSDSDCGDMESEDDKGSNSIKDSSAASLKDSPGFNASSSSHGNLNSQKQVPSLAEQHPKQWRTDGWKTVSSPTWSDVSSLSDSVRTRLSSESDYSSADSSVESIKQVKRKAQENKKKNNNVHSNTVDKKNSDLYKNSNADSSISKTDGDGKVLKKHKVKHKHKNKEKDKAPSLVLNQDMNEKFVKSYSFDFDDSRQKSLIVESESAAEGKVKLSKHEKDHSKKEDRLSKIKSEDKDWSSGKDLHRTAKEEKNKKAKDSTKDKTNKEEREKPVKPDKERNAKDKEKPKEDKQKAHKEEKKKKSKEKSSSKAERKSEQKEEKHLKVDKEKNTKEEKEKCKKEKAPKEESEYEGYDVNNRFLNLEDTKMSASDDHHDRWGSEMSSDSSLYGDESWEAPVKEYKEYKANNAVKLIVETVKEETRRKENKVKDKKSDHNEKRSDKEPTSKKKDKDTSEKTNEKKKDWSEKQKLNSGHSVEKEKKRKESTEVVKDKKDKDSLDVSRDRKDSYDFTKERKDIKIKQESIRDEYGNDTFFKDTDAVSKSCDIRERNHSGKEKEKKVEGLEKREKTKTDKHKEKTKDRGADPEKDKSEKISTEKPVKEKDVDRGTKDKKEGAKDKHKESHGKDKDRKMSSEQTKDKKEKASQDKHTDREKDFVEVKKEERKPEKIREKTWYKIADIFTDESDDDEDSYNGGVALSDSVRKDLTPDQDESDHFPLEKMRKPSAEAKHNVEKAKDKDHKDKKKEKAAFDTGKERKGSLEKHNKDKKESVDAKHKERKDRMSVDSNQDKKNRQKLLDKRDTSEEKTKSKYKDKLEHTKERKPSKGSGENEKSLLEKLEEEAMNDYKDDSNDKNSEISSDSFTDRGHEPVLTSYYDSISLTDVSEDRRDSLSISTPQDKFREKERHRHSSSSSSKKSHDKEKEKVKKDKGDKRDKTEEIRESYSRRESLPFEKEPMPLEADPYTFPFGGKGDGEDDFDKTLEFEKEMSKKDKDKTTAVISDRTKDKKKKEKHKEKTKEEKNKYIDGSFKHSKEDVKSGLKDSPQITGLKDRSKEDSPKFEMKKERNRDMLDKDNRVDHSKSKTKDENEKLSQSKDVVRKDNRPREKLLVDGDYQMTSFGQMLSLKDQEIEERHKRHKERMKQMEKLRPKSGDPKLKDKTKSTEELRKNRNELSSKKANSLESGLKEKKLKDVGLPAQMMSPSRKFQPTDSQNSKDWLPGHQMKENLPASPRPDQNRPTGVPTPTSVISCPSFEEVMQTPRTPSCSAEDYPDIILDGLDCQNTSAMTMSMNACSPSFFESRYSNSQSFQEGTCPTPAKNLQLPLVRCSASSDVRRPLEDEFKAEADKFLRQQSELAAEYDPTSSSQILEDKSATVDRLECLSSPYFSPIRMLSPRLEPAHHTPDVAAPILSGSEGNDHLPESVYNNYLPKPSTPVHRPDPQEPCFDIAAPPTPAPAALPPLDIDDISEPHHSEPNLVLSDLPSVTEEQEQIEEEEEEEEEEEEEEEEEEEEEEEEEEEEEEEEADMGDVGVLDERADADHSAVEEPEQTTEQCSFSPPVEDPLRKSWPVESPEQQEPEVHQLSPSHSAPNHGENCYDHSLGWNAEMDLKSPHRTYGEIEAAVSKITSPYSHTDSDIQHLSGHPNVTPPYAAWNSWHKEDPEEYDEQKDAVEDIPSPERPDAAIDEEEPSYLNTSSSSNRLESFFQDCNKPSTEESPQMNSEPACEEPDGRQTMHSFSAPTESHMTPAVGPEPVVPWADPFSADADELDDLGPFSLPDLPLPDKSEEAETRDPELADHTKAVTPHIRHTITEGHDSDIMEVDLPSLAKTTCPAEDQGLVEPTGQDLMVPSPHGNCQQELVSPPQNTPVNSSLCLTQQQDSILERKGPYGGPDELDILYSPVKPDASQQHHIQIQSLPESPPFALDTVSAVKPEVRQEEMPEPVAESVSCSPLPQLPIPVPLSSPVELPDTQETTSKLTPATLTAVSPTLDVPKKVDEIPQRMTRNRAKNNPSVAAVPPTSCIVTSSAAIAPITTSPAVSINPVPTRTPTPTSASSLSAPKKEKDSVLTVATTNSTPAVSVPTSVTTSASVVISKTTKGRPLPIDDEDSQTQHPRKRKFPRSAGQQVQVQLVNTAMQQTREMIQQTLAVVVNAIKLDDIEPYHSDRSNPYFEYLQIRKKIEEKRKILCYITPQAPQCYAEYVTYTGSYLLDGKPLSKLHIPVIAPPPSLSEPLKELFRQQEAVRGKLRLQHSIEREKLIVSCEQEVLRVHCRAARTIANQAVPFSACTMLLDSEVYNMPSESQGDENKSVRDRFNARQFISWIQDVDDKYDRMKTCLLMRQQHEAAALNAVQRMEWQLKVQELDPAGHKSLCVNEVPSFYVPMVDVNDDFVLLPA